One part of the Megachile rotundata isolate GNS110a chromosome 16, iyMegRotu1, whole genome shotgun sequence genome encodes these proteins:
- the LOC100882045 gene encoding testis-specific serine/threonine-protein kinase 6 isoform X2, which translates to MTDLNHTSSEEAVLLARGYKFIKKLGEGSYAKVYLAEYRPETDPERNNTLACKVIDTVNAPKDFVRKFLPRELDILVKLNHPHVVHVHSIFQRRSKYFIFMRYAENGDLLDFVLKNGAVSEGQARVWIRQLALGLQYLHEMEIAHRDMKCENVLLTSNYNVKLADFGFARYVIDNRGKRVLSDTYCGSLSYAAPEILRASPYNPKIADIWSLGVILYILLNKAMPFDDTDIKSLYEQQTNRKWKFRSKVINSLSDHVKKLVTHLLEPNPHKRWKLNQIINSDWIAMDPRLLVLTPAEQIALNNAIEERKKLEGKFTQKDPKLFKVEEKKKVDVDPSNAKPEVTVIKKVAKEAMSSITTGSIFRK; encoded by the exons ATGACGGATTTGAATCACACGTCATCAGAAGAAGCTGTTTTACTTGCGAGaggttacaaatttattaaaaaattaggcGAAGGTTCTTATGCTAAA GTATATCTCGCAGAATACAGACCGGAAACCGATCCAGAAAGGAACAACACTTTGGCGTGTAAGGTGATAGACACCGTGAATGCCCCAAAGGACTTTGTTCGAAAATTTTTGCCTCGCGAACTTGATATTCTAGTGAAGTTGAATCATCCTCACGTAGTACACGTGCACAGTATATTTCAGAGGAGAtcgaaatatttcatatttatgcGTTATGCTGAAAATGGCGACCTTCTTGATTTTGTCTTAAAGAACGGTGCAGTCTCCGAAGGTCAAGCACGTGTATGGATTCGACAACTTGCGCTGG GTCTTCAATATTTGCACGAAATGGAAATTGCTCACCGAGACATGAAGTGCGAAAACGTCCTTCTTACGTCTAATTACAACGTGAAGCTTGCCGATTTCGGTTTTGCCCGTTACGTGATAGATAATCGGGGTAAACGCGTATTAAGTGATACGTATTGCGGTTCTTTATCTTATGCTGCCCCTGAAATCCTTCGCGCCTCGCCATACAATCCCAAGATCGCCGACATTTGGTCGCTAGGCGTCATTCTGTACATTTTGCTAAATAAAGCGATGCCATTCGACGACACCGACATTAAAAGTCTCTACGAACAACAGACAAATCGTAAATGGAAGTTTCGCAGTAAGGTCATCAATTCTTTGAGCGACCATGTGAAGAAGCTGGTTACGCATCTTCTTGAACCGAATCCCCATAAACGTTGGAAACTGAATCAAATTATCAATAGCGATTGGATTGCTATGGACCCCCGACTTTTGGTACTCACACCGGCTGAACAAATTGCTCTTAATAACGCcatagaagaaagaaagaaactcGAAGGGAAATTCACGCAAAAGGATCCT AAATTGTTTAAAGtggaagagaaaaagaaagtgGACGTAGATCCGAGTAATGCGAAACCGGAAGTTACGGTCATTAAGAAGGTTGCGAAA GAAGCAATGTCCTCCATTACAACTGGATCTATATTTAGGAAATAA
- the LOC100882045 gene encoding testis-specific serine/threonine-protein kinase 6 isoform X1, protein MTDLNHTSSEEAVLLARGYKFIKKLGEGSYAKVYLAEYRPETDPERNNTLACKVIDTVNAPKDFVRKFLPRELDILVKLNHPHVVHVHSIFQRRSKYFIFMRYAENGDLLDFVLKNGAVSEGQARVWIRQLALDFLGLQYLHEMEIAHRDMKCENVLLTSNYNVKLADFGFARYVIDNRGKRVLSDTYCGSLSYAAPEILRASPYNPKIADIWSLGVILYILLNKAMPFDDTDIKSLYEQQTNRKWKFRSKVINSLSDHVKKLVTHLLEPNPHKRWKLNQIINSDWIAMDPRLLVLTPAEQIALNNAIEERKKLEGKFTQKDPKLFKVEEKKKVDVDPSNAKPEVTVIKKVAKEAMSSITTGSIFRK, encoded by the exons ATGACGGATTTGAATCACACGTCATCAGAAGAAGCTGTTTTACTTGCGAGaggttacaaatttattaaaaaattaggcGAAGGTTCTTATGCTAAA GTATATCTCGCAGAATACAGACCGGAAACCGATCCAGAAAGGAACAACACTTTGGCGTGTAAGGTGATAGACACCGTGAATGCCCCAAAGGACTTTGTTCGAAAATTTTTGCCTCGCGAACTTGATATTCTAGTGAAGTTGAATCATCCTCACGTAGTACACGTGCACAGTATATTTCAGAGGAGAtcgaaatatttcatatttatgcGTTATGCTGAAAATGGCGACCTTCTTGATTTTGTCTTAAAGAACGGTGCAGTCTCCGAAGGTCAAGCACGTGTATGGATTCGACAACTTGCGCTGG ACTTTTTAGGTCTTCAATATTTGCACGAAATGGAAATTGCTCACCGAGACATGAAGTGCGAAAACGTCCTTCTTACGTCTAATTACAACGTGAAGCTTGCCGATTTCGGTTTTGCCCGTTACGTGATAGATAATCGGGGTAAACGCGTATTAAGTGATACGTATTGCGGTTCTTTATCTTATGCTGCCCCTGAAATCCTTCGCGCCTCGCCATACAATCCCAAGATCGCCGACATTTGGTCGCTAGGCGTCATTCTGTACATTTTGCTAAATAAAGCGATGCCATTCGACGACACCGACATTAAAAGTCTCTACGAACAACAGACAAATCGTAAATGGAAGTTTCGCAGTAAGGTCATCAATTCTTTGAGCGACCATGTGAAGAAGCTGGTTACGCATCTTCTTGAACCGAATCCCCATAAACGTTGGAAACTGAATCAAATTATCAATAGCGATTGGATTGCTATGGACCCCCGACTTTTGGTACTCACACCGGCTGAACAAATTGCTCTTAATAACGCcatagaagaaagaaagaaactcGAAGGGAAATTCACGCAAAAGGATCCT AAATTGTTTAAAGtggaagagaaaaagaaagtgGACGTAGATCCGAGTAATGCGAAACCGGAAGTTACGGTCATTAAGAAGGTTGCGAAA GAAGCAATGTCCTCCATTACAACTGGATCTATATTTAGGAAATAA
- the l(2)37Cg gene encoding RNA polymerases I and III subunit AC2 l(2)37Cg: protein MGRLAEVCGEHSSERCKTFIFKNEGYTLGNALVTIILQNPDVEFCACFVNHPAEGNIYLRIQAKKGKAVDILKKGLQDFEKICDYTLESFNNAYEHFKNSKDASVDST from the exons ATGGGTCGGTTAGCTGAG GTATGTGGTGAACATTCCTCCGAAAGATGTAAAACTTTTATATTCAAGAATGAAGGTTATACTTTGGGGAATGCTTTGGTGAccataattttacaaaa ccCTGATGTGGAGTTCTGCGCGTGCTTCGTAAATCATCCAGCAGAGGGAAATATTTATTTGAGAATTCAAGCAAAGAAGGGAAAAGCTGtagatatattaaaaaaaggaTTGCAAGATTTTGAAAAGATTTGCGACTACACTTTAGAATCATTTAATAACGCTTATgagcattttaaaaattctaaagatgCATCTGTTGACAGTACATGA
- the RpS2 gene encoding ribosomal protein S2, translating to MADNAPAARGGFRGGFGSRGGDRGGPRGRGRGGRGRGRGRGRGKEDSKEWIPVTKLGRLVRDGKIESLEHIYLFSLPIKEYEIIDKFLGPELKDEVLKIMPVQKQTRAGQRTRFKAFVAIGDYKGHIGLGVKCSKEVATAIRGAIILAKLSVVPVRRGYWGNKIGDPHTVPCKVTGKCGSVQVRLIPAPRGTGIVSAPVPKKLLQMAGIEDCYTSARGSTCTLGNFAKATYAAIAKTYAYLTPDLWHDQALRKAPYQEFADYLSKNHKAMGGQRSTEVV from the exons ATGGCGGACAACGCTCCAGCCGCGCGTGGAGGTTTTCGTGGAGGATTTGGCTCTCGCGGTGGTGATCGTGGTGGTCCAAGAGGTAGAGGACGTGGAGGCAGGGGAAGAGGCCGTGGTCGTGGACGCGGTAAAGAAGACAGCAAGGAATGGATTCCAGTGACCAAACTTGGCCGTCTTGTTAGAGATGGAAAAATTGAATCATTGGAACATATTTATCTTTTTTCATTGCCCATCAAAGAATATGAAATAATCGATAAATTTCTTGGACCTGAACTAAAAGATGAAGTTTTGAAGATTATGCCTGTGCAGAAACAAACTCGAGCTGGTCAACGTACACGTTTTAAA GCTTTTGTAGCCATCGGTGATTACAAGGGTCATATTGGTTTAGGGGTAAAGTGTTCCAAAGAAGTAGCTACTGCCATTCGTGGTGCTATTATTTTAGCTAAACTTTCGGTTGTACCTGTACGCCGTGGTTATTGGGGAAACAAAATTGGTGACCCTCATACTGTCCCATGCAAAGTTACAGGTAAATGTGGATCTGTCCAAGTGCGTTTAATTCCAGCTCCAAGAGGTACAGGTATTGTATCTGCACCTGTCCctaaaaaattattgcaaatggCTGGTATCGAGGATTGCTACACATCAGCAAGAGGATCAACGTGTACTCTTGGTAACTTTGCCAAAGCTACCTATGCTGCTATTGCCAAAACTTATGCGTATTTAACACCAGACCTCTGGCATGATCAAGCACTGAGAAAAGCACCGTATCAAGAATTTGCAGATTATTTATCTAAGAATCACAAAGCCATGGGAGGACAAAGGTCCACCGAggttgtttaa
- the LOC100882045 gene encoding testis-specific serine/threonine-protein kinase 6 isoform X3 has product MTDLNHTSSEEAVLLARGYKFIKKLGEGSYAKVYLAEYRPETDPERNNTLACKVIDTVNAPKDFVRKFLPRELDILVKLNHPHVVHVHSIFQRRSKYFIFMRYAENGDLLDFVLKNGAVSEGQARVWIRQLALDFLGLQYLHEMEIAHRDMKCENVLLTSNYNVKLADFGFARYVIDNRGKRVLSDTYCGSLSYAAPEILRASPYNPKIADIWSLGVILYILLNKAMPFDDTDIKSLYEQQTNRKWKFRSKVINSLSDHVKKLVTHLLEPNPHKRWKLNQIINSDWIAMDPRLLVLTPAEQIALNNAIEERKKLEGKFTQKDPKLFKVEEKKKVDVDPSNAKPEVTVIKKEAMSSITTGSIFRK; this is encoded by the exons ATGACGGATTTGAATCACACGTCATCAGAAGAAGCTGTTTTACTTGCGAGaggttacaaatttattaaaaaattaggcGAAGGTTCTTATGCTAAA GTATATCTCGCAGAATACAGACCGGAAACCGATCCAGAAAGGAACAACACTTTGGCGTGTAAGGTGATAGACACCGTGAATGCCCCAAAGGACTTTGTTCGAAAATTTTTGCCTCGCGAACTTGATATTCTAGTGAAGTTGAATCATCCTCACGTAGTACACGTGCACAGTATATTTCAGAGGAGAtcgaaatatttcatatttatgcGTTATGCTGAAAATGGCGACCTTCTTGATTTTGTCTTAAAGAACGGTGCAGTCTCCGAAGGTCAAGCACGTGTATGGATTCGACAACTTGCGCTGG ACTTTTTAGGTCTTCAATATTTGCACGAAATGGAAATTGCTCACCGAGACATGAAGTGCGAAAACGTCCTTCTTACGTCTAATTACAACGTGAAGCTTGCCGATTTCGGTTTTGCCCGTTACGTGATAGATAATCGGGGTAAACGCGTATTAAGTGATACGTATTGCGGTTCTTTATCTTATGCTGCCCCTGAAATCCTTCGCGCCTCGCCATACAATCCCAAGATCGCCGACATTTGGTCGCTAGGCGTCATTCTGTACATTTTGCTAAATAAAGCGATGCCATTCGACGACACCGACATTAAAAGTCTCTACGAACAACAGACAAATCGTAAATGGAAGTTTCGCAGTAAGGTCATCAATTCTTTGAGCGACCATGTGAAGAAGCTGGTTACGCATCTTCTTGAACCGAATCCCCATAAACGTTGGAAACTGAATCAAATTATCAATAGCGATTGGATTGCTATGGACCCCCGACTTTTGGTACTCACACCGGCTGAACAAATTGCTCTTAATAACGCcatagaagaaagaaagaaactcGAAGGGAAATTCACGCAAAAGGATCCT AAATTGTTTAAAGtggaagagaaaaagaaagtgGACGTAGATCCGAGTAATGCGAAACCGGAAGTTACGGTCATTAAGAAG GAAGCAATGTCCTCCATTACAACTGGATCTATATTTAGGAAATAA
- the CRIF gene encoding growth arrest and DNA damage-inducible proteins-interacting protein CRIF, with the protein MSLRELFFNLSLKLRLQNIVGKRCFSSKSVSNIFETAEEKPIYVEEEEESVGLEEKRNKSRLNPGHRNILCGQKPYDNSLTWYHNTIKYKKRTLGRYGIEALGTTAGLAWPTLEEVQKIKEYEKVAFPLTIQERLSKIKEEKRKHQEFIMARQQEIELKMANMEKMISDIQEKIDKKKQEMLEARQKKERRIEEIRRKLLAEGHVSASKIEKTLEKMDKEERKKKKEMKKALIMEKKKQWAIKMLGQSKQKDETGENVEESKEDNEKV; encoded by the exons ATGTCTTTAAGAGAATTATTCTTTAATTTGTCGTTAAAATTAAGGCTTCAAAATATTGTTGGCAAAAGATGTTTTTCTTCAAAATCAGTAAGTAATATCTTTGAAACTGCTGAGGAGAAACCAATTTAtgtagaggaagaagaagagagtGTTGGActagaagaaaaaagaaacaaatcacGATTAAACCCTGGACACAGAAATATATTATGTGGTCAAAAACCTTATGACAATTCTTTGACCTGGTATCATAATacgataaaatacaaaaaacgaACATTAGGTAGGTACGGTATTGAGGCTTTAGGAACAACTGCAGGACTAGCATGGCCTACTCTTGAAGAAGTACAAAAAATAAAGGAGTATGAAAAAGTTGCTTTTCCATTAACGATTCAAGAAAGATTAAGCAAgattaaagaagaaaagagaaagcATCAAGAATTTATAATGGCCAG aCAACAGGAAATAGAACTTAAGATGGCAAATATGGAGAAAATGATATCCGATATACaagaaaaaattgataaaaagaaaCAAGAAATGTTAGAAGCTCGACAGAAAAAAGAACGTAGGATAGAAGAAATTAGACGTAAATTATTAGCCGAAGGCCATGTAAGCGcgagtaaaattgaaaaaacgtTAGAGAAGATGGAtaaagaagaaaggaaaaagaagaaagagatgAAAAAAGCACTAATAATGGAAAAGAAAAAACAATGGGCAATTAAAATGCTTGGTCAATCAAAACAGAAAGATGAAACAGGAGAAAATGTAGAAGAGTCAAAAGAAGATAATGAAAAAGTGTGA
- the LOC100882045 gene encoding testis-specific serine/threonine-protein kinase 6 isoform X4: protein MVYLAEYRPETDPERNNTLACKVIDTVNAPKDFVRKFLPRELDILVKLNHPHVVHVHSIFQRRSKYFIFMRYAENGDLLDFVLKNGAVSEGQARVWIRQLALDFLGLQYLHEMEIAHRDMKCENVLLTSNYNVKLADFGFARYVIDNRGKRVLSDTYCGSLSYAAPEILRASPYNPKIADIWSLGVILYILLNKAMPFDDTDIKSLYEQQTNRKWKFRSKVINSLSDHVKKLVTHLLEPNPHKRWKLNQIINSDWIAMDPRLLVLTPAEQIALNNAIEERKKLEGKFTQKDPKLFKVEEKKKVDVDPSNAKPEVTVIKKVAKEAMSSITTGSIFRK, encoded by the exons ATG GTATATCTCGCAGAATACAGACCGGAAACCGATCCAGAAAGGAACAACACTTTGGCGTGTAAGGTGATAGACACCGTGAATGCCCCAAAGGACTTTGTTCGAAAATTTTTGCCTCGCGAACTTGATATTCTAGTGAAGTTGAATCATCCTCACGTAGTACACGTGCACAGTATATTTCAGAGGAGAtcgaaatatttcatatttatgcGTTATGCTGAAAATGGCGACCTTCTTGATTTTGTCTTAAAGAACGGTGCAGTCTCCGAAGGTCAAGCACGTGTATGGATTCGACAACTTGCGCTGG ACTTTTTAGGTCTTCAATATTTGCACGAAATGGAAATTGCTCACCGAGACATGAAGTGCGAAAACGTCCTTCTTACGTCTAATTACAACGTGAAGCTTGCCGATTTCGGTTTTGCCCGTTACGTGATAGATAATCGGGGTAAACGCGTATTAAGTGATACGTATTGCGGTTCTTTATCTTATGCTGCCCCTGAAATCCTTCGCGCCTCGCCATACAATCCCAAGATCGCCGACATTTGGTCGCTAGGCGTCATTCTGTACATTTTGCTAAATAAAGCGATGCCATTCGACGACACCGACATTAAAAGTCTCTACGAACAACAGACAAATCGTAAATGGAAGTTTCGCAGTAAGGTCATCAATTCTTTGAGCGACCATGTGAAGAAGCTGGTTACGCATCTTCTTGAACCGAATCCCCATAAACGTTGGAAACTGAATCAAATTATCAATAGCGATTGGATTGCTATGGACCCCCGACTTTTGGTACTCACACCGGCTGAACAAATTGCTCTTAATAACGCcatagaagaaagaaagaaactcGAAGGGAAATTCACGCAAAAGGATCCT AAATTGTTTAAAGtggaagagaaaaagaaagtgGACGTAGATCCGAGTAATGCGAAACCGGAAGTTACGGTCATTAAGAAGGTTGCGAAA GAAGCAATGTCCTCCATTACAACTGGATCTATATTTAGGAAATAA